CCAGCCGGGAGCGCACGAACCAGAGGATCAGGTCGCACCGGCCGCGGGCGGTCGCGGCGACGCGGGCGCCCTGCGGAAGCTCTCCGAGCGTGTCGCGGAACCCTCGAGGCGCTCCGGCGAGGCCCACCGAGCCGCCAGGCTTGATCCCGAGCTTCAGGGGGAGCGGCCGGCCGGAGTATCCGTCGAGCGGCGAGCGGGGAACCACGGGATCACGCGGCGGGCGCGCGATGGCGAGCAGGACGGCCGCCTCGATCCCGCCCCACGTCGCGTAGATCGCGTCGGGCAGCTTCTCCCGAACGCGTGCCGTCTTCTCCGGCGCGCCGCCCACGAAGACGAGCGGGACGTGACGCGTCGCCTTCGAGTGACGAACGGCCATCGCGACGTCCCGCCCGTGCGACGGCAGGCGGTCGAGGTCGATGACGACCGCAGCCGGAGGCTCCGCGCGTATCCCCTTCAGGAACGAAGCGTCCTTCGGCACCTCGAATTCCACACGGTAGCCGGCCGCGCGGAGCAGCGCGGCGCGCTCGCGCCCCTCGGCGGCGTTCCAGTGGATCAACCGGACGCGGCTCACCTCGACCTCGACGCCCTGCCGCGCGTCCCGACGCCCCGGTAGAGCGGCCACGCCTTGGTGGCGAAGAAGAGGCGGATCATCTGGACGTGGTCGTGCCGAGGCAAGACCGCCACCAGCGAGTCGCCGTCGGTGCCGCGGGTCGTGGCGACCCTGTTCTTGACGCTGAGCCGGAATCGGCGGAGGTAGGATGGAAGCGCGGCCCGGTTCTGCCAGGTCCACCCCTCGTACTTGTGTCCTCCGAGTGGATCGGAGAGGCGGATTTTCGCGTACAGCCGCCCCCGATGTTTCGGCAGGGTGGCCTTGGCGAAGTTGATGACGGTCCGGGCGATCGCGGTCCAGGCCGCGATTCGCGGATAGTCCACGGCCTGCACGAGGACGTACCCTCCCTTTCTGAGATCGCTCGGGACGTGGATCAGGAACCACCAGGTGCCGGAGGCCGGGAGGTTGGCGTCGGCGGCGACGTAGTGGTGGATGCTCCCGGAGAACGTCCGGCCGCTGAACTCCCAGTAGGCCCTCTTCTCGACCCGCCCGGGCGTGACGATGATGCGGTCGATGTCGAAGCGGGATGCTCGTCGCATGGCCCCCTCACAGTCCCTCCACCAGGATCATCCTCGACTCGGCGGTCGCGTGCCGCAGCGCCTTCGCTTCGCGATACTCGTCGCACCCCCACCACTCCCTCGCGCGCTCCGCGGTGGGGAACTCCAGGACGACCAGCCGCCCGTGGGGCCAGTGCCCCTCGAGCGTCTCGACCTTGCCGCCGCGCACCACGTACCTTCCCCCGTGCGCGGCGACCGTGGGCGCCGCCATCTTCTTGTACTCCTCGTACCGGATCGGATCGATGATCGTCACGTCCACGATCACGAAGGCCGCCATCGATTCCTCCCGCCGCCGCCGCGGCCTACGAAGCCACCGGTCACGTCAGGCCCAGCTCGTATCTTTCCTCGACCACGTCGGTGCCCCACCGCCGGCCGGGCTTCTCCTCGACCTTCCTGAACCCGGCAGCCCGGTAGAGATGGGCCGCCGCGGTCAAGGCGCCCACGGTCCACAGGGTGACCGACTCGTACCCGTTCACCTCGCAGAACGCGACGGCCTCGCGCAGCAGGCGCGTTCCGAGCCCTCGGCCCCTCGCGTCGGGATCGACCAGGAACCAACGCAGCTGCGCGGCCCGCGGCGATGCCGCCACGATCGCGACGCAACCGGCGAGCCGGCCGTCGATCTCCGCGATCCAGATCCGGTCGCGCGCGGAGCCGGCACGCACGCATTCCGCGAGGGGGCCGGCC
The sequence above is a segment of the Terriglobia bacterium genome. Coding sequences within it:
- a CDS encoding DUF1330 domain-containing protein, giving the protein MAAFVIVDVTIIDPIRYEEYKKMAAPTVAAHGGRYVVRGGKVETLEGHWPHGRLVVLEFPTAERAREWWGCDEYREAKALRHATAESRMILVEGL
- a CDS encoding GNAT family N-acetyltransferase, whose protein sequence is MGEAEPREEPPVRRAGSGERRVAEVSKVRDRDSGSGPTNAATLRTSLKPGDVGRIVEMHGVLYALELGFDRTFEAYVAGPLAECVRAGSARDRIWIAEIDGRLAGCVAIVAASPRAAQLRWFLVDPDARGRGLGTRLLREAVAFCEVNGYESVTLWTVGALTAAAHLYRAAGFRKVEEKPGRRWGTDVVEERYELGLT